GGTTTGTTtgcttcttgttttctttttctgaaaTCCTTTAGTCTTTAAGCTATTACCCTACCACAGGTACCTTACAGTGTTTGCAGGCCCATGGCAGTGACAAGGATCTTAGTCCTGCGTGGCAGCCTCTCCTTAGCCCTTCCAGAAGGGCTTCTAATAAACTGAAGAGAACATTTGTAAGCAAAAAAAGGTAAGGATGGCAACCACCCTGCCTCTTTGCTGCTGCCCGTAGGGGTGTGTGAAATAAATACATTCAGAACTGCACATACATAGTGAAACAAAACGAACACTGCAAAAGTCTGCACCATTTTTGATTAGTTATTGTAGACCAGATAAAATTAACGGTGTATTTCCCATAGGTCAAAAAAACACCTGATTTAACTACTATAGCAATGAAGTAAACTTTAGTTTGAATTCATATTTCTAAATCATGCCAAATTGGATgagttttaagatttttttaagcTCTTTAGAATTTAGTATTCTATTTCAGTGTCAGCCAAGGGCAGCTGTTTTGCCAAGACTTTAAACATAAGAATTTATATCCTAATTTCACTTCGTTACCATGAATGGCAAAATTCATTACATCTTAAATAACAGGAAATCATTACATGTTTACATAagcattatttattataatgtgtTCTTTCCACAAATACCGCTTTTTTTTAGATGCTAAACACTTGGCAGTCTGTACATTGGTCATTCCAACACATTAATTTACACAGCCCATAATCAGGGTATCCCGCACCCAAAAAGGGAATGTAAATCCTACTACCAGCATGGTAGTAGCACAAGTCCTTCACACGATTGAGAAGGTTAAAACCCATCTAACTTGTTAGTCGCCGAATTAGACTTTGCCATGTAATACTTCTAAACCAGGGTTTCAAAACATGAAAGCAATGAGGTCACTGACAACCCATGGAAAATGTGGAATTAATTTTGACTGGTCTGTTGCTGAGGTCTGAAACTGTAAAGATTTATGTAAACAATGAGATAAATATAAATAgtccatttgttatttttttttgtttgtttttttttttttttagtttttttttgagCCCAGTTGGTTTCTTCAAAATGTGCTTTGGTTTAAAAAATAGTTTATGGATTTGGGTACAagctattttttcttttctttttccggTTTTATAATACATCCTTGTTTATGGTATACACATCTTAAAAATGGATTCCTGTTACTCcgacaaagaaagaaaaaaaataaaaaaatttcaggAACAAAAACAAGCATTTTCCCACTGCCTGCCATTTACATTGTgaaattgctgcatattttattttaccatgTACAGCACAATTTTCAGATGCAGAATATAACTCCCTGTACCTCCCACCCCTCCACCCAGGTCCCAAAACTCTTAAAATTTGCTTTAATATGAAACTagtgttttgcttttatcataaaatacagaaaatgtttGATACAATACTATGTCATAGAAATGTGGCTGAAAGTTTGGTGCCCGGAGGTAGTCAGTCCCTGAAGTTTGagaaatattgttattattaaatgttGTCACAGTTTGGAAATGCATTTTCCTTTTAAACTCATTCTCTAGAACACAAACTTACACAGctagcttaaaaaaaataatttgtacaatGCTCAACTATACACAGACTTGGTGTCGATAAgtgctgagaaaaaaaaaaatacataaaactataAACTTGTCAAAATGAAATATTCTGAGTCAAGATATTTCAGATTCACACGGGTGAAGGTGTTGTCTGAattgtcattttctttaaaggggTTGCAATGAGTTTATTGATATGAGCTACTATAAGTAATAGTGGGGAACCAATTTTTGGTATGGACAGACCATAAAAGTATAAACGATCTCCCCAAACATTGCTTATACTGGTctcatttttttaacattactGTTTCCAGAAAGCTGAGAGACTGTATTGTACAGCTGCCCTAGAAGCAAACTGTTAGTTGTTAAGTCATTAGGTCATTGCAGGAAGTAACAGGAGGGAAATCAATTATGATTAtgaagggtgtttttttttttcctttttggtgAGGGGTTATTTGGAGGATATGGACTTGGATTTAATTTATACTCATAACTAGGTAATGCCCCCCTTTCAGGGAAAACACTAATATAATTTTAGTATATGATGACCACCCCCTCCACCCACAAAGAAAAGAACATTATAAAAAGGAAACTGACCATCATATGCTCTTTTTTCAATAAGGCTGTAAATGTGTTACACATCTCTTCTACAACGCCCCAACACCTCTTAACGCTATACTAAAATGTGTGTGTAAAGGtctatataaaacacacaaaacatgTCCAGTCCCATCATCATTGGCCAATGATTGTTCTAATTTACAGGTCCATGGATTTCCACTTTTTAGCTCATTCATTATTGCTATTCATCAAATTACACaactgtcccccccacacacaatacacagtGTCTATATGGCACATGGAGGACTTTTTTGCAGTCATATTCTGTTGTGAAAATCAGCCCAGCATTGCTCACAAGATAAGCTTGGCCTGAATCTTCTATGGGTGTCCACtacaccagtgtttctcaaacctggTTCTCAGAACCCTACcagtgcatgtttttcatatctccttgctttagcacaggtgtattcattactgtctgacacattgtaacagatccacaggtggtataatcatTTCcatggtcacctggaaaacctgcactgttaagggtcctgaggactgggtttgagaaacactggtctacaACCATCTATACGACTGTATCACAACAGTATTGTCATTAGCTGGTACTCATCTCTCACACAGAAAAATCTATGTGGCTAGAAGCATGGATTTAAGAGATTAGTGATATGCAGAAAATGTCTAGGGCCCCAAAAGTAATTCTGCCTCAGACCCTATATGTCTTTATCCAGGTCTGCAGTACAAAAGTTTTCAGAAATGCCCCAAACCGAATGTGAAGCAAGCGTTACAACTAATCTGTGGAATGAAAGCATCACATGCAATGTGATACATATCTGGTACACCCCCGATTCCCAGTTTTCCAATTGCTAAAAGGGCCAAGCAAACAACCCCAGGCCCATACATAAAGCCCCCTATTAGAGAACCAGGAATCACCAAATACAAGGCAGAAACCCAAAAAGGTACAAGTAAAATGTCCTTATCGCTTCAAGTCTGAAGAGCACTATATCTTATCTTTTTGGCAAATGTGGGGggagtttttaattattttcccaTCACCACATTACATTTTTGGATTTGTTTAAGCCACAGGACTgaacataaataaacaacaacaaaaaaatcaacACACAACAAAATCTCCCAATAAATTCAAGATCAGGATAATTTGCCTGCAGCTGAAATCAGACTAATTtctttaggttttttttatttttggtcttaataaaaaaaaaaaaaagaagtaaactgTGTAGATTCTGCAAATACCATGAAGTTAGGgtatgtgtatgtttgggaaGTCCTAGATTCTCATCTGCTTCTGACAGCAGCTGACAAAGATAATTTGCACTGATACTGAGAGACTATGTAACACTTTGGTTAATTaaaagattatatattttttttttgtccctccAAGAATATTTGACATGAATTGGAAAAGTTCAACCCCAATAGAAATGGTGTGATATGAGCTGCTAGAGAGTTATACTATTGAATGTGGCATATACTGCACAGTAAGATAAGAGTACCATTTGGAAAATGGGGCTTTCACAATAGCCTTTAATAATGTGGTAGCCTCTCCATGACCCTGTTTATAGGGAAAATTAAAGCACAGATTCAGAGGTGAATATAGTTCTACTCCTGCACAGCTTTCTACTTTCAATAGCAACTACTCATTTACATATTACTTGTCAATAAATACATTATCGGCCATGTGTCATTTGCAACTTTATCACTAGAGAAGGTGCCCGGCAATTACATGCAATTTATAACTGCACCCATATTTAGCAGTAGGAATATCCCTACAATTCTGCAAGCTTGAGAGAGGCTGGTATTGTTTTGAGGAAAGGGGTTGGTAGTTATTTTGGTTTAATTCAGAATGGATTTCTTTGGGTtctgtatagttttttttttggatCAGAATTTGTAACCATAACATGGTAGAGAGGGTGGCAAATTCCTGACAGTcctatgtttttaatgtttctcaTTTAATTTAAATGTTCTAACTTTATACATTTACTtacaagaaggaaaaaaaaaaaactatgcaaaAAGCTTGTTACTTATCAAGAGTTTAAGAGGTAGCAAAAGTGACCAGTTTATCGCATCCTTCCATCTTACATGCCACTGCATACGCAGCCAAAATAGACTGACACACAcatgcgcgcgcacacacacatacacgagTACCAAGTCGGTGACTAGTCACCCAGACAAGCAATATGGTTAGAACCCTCTTTTCTTACAGAAAGGCTAGCACTAAAAGCCAGTCTGGCAGCAAAGTGGATTTTCTTATTCTATTTTTGGAGGTGTGTGGGTGGGAAATATTGATTATCTCTTACCATCTTAACACTTTGAGTCATGTATGCAGGACATTGTGCACTGTAACAAAGCACTGGGAGCCCTCTGAAGGAGAGAATGAGTTACCATAAATTGGGTCCTGAGCTCATCTTTACATGGAAAGCTCAATCATGTAAATTGAGTAGTGAAACGCAAGAATCCTAACCCACCACCCCAAATATTATTCCTAAACTTCCAGTTCAAAAATTCACAGATTCAAATGTAATTTAAAGTCTCCCACAACCCAGTACTGAGACACGTACCTATTACGgacaggaaaacaaaacaaaaaaaaaaaaacagggggaggcaaacaaaaaaataaacaaacaaaaggacCTCCCTCCCACTGGCTCACTTGGGTGCAACTGTTGGGCAAAAGTTTCCAGTCTGTGGAGAAAAGAGCCTTCAGAAGGAAGAAAGATACCAAGAAGGAACATGCAAAGAATTCACAGCCATGGGATACCAAGCGCCCCAGAAAAGTGCCAGCCCGCGTTCAGCCATCTATGCATTGGTGTAAGAAAGGGGCAACTTGGCATGAAGCTATTCAGATGCCCACAGTGGTAACCAGGAGAGGGAGTTGTGAGGTTTCCTTGGTTTTCATTCATGGATACAACTAGGAGGCCAGCACCTCTTAAGGCTGGACAGATGTAGGCAGGGCCAGGATGTATAAAAGGTGTGGACACTGTAGGGTGCTTAATAACATACCTTCAGCCACCCTACACCGAAGCCCCCTACCCAAACACACCTTCAAACCCAAATAGAAGCTTGACTGTATGTACCAGGGTGCCTCCTCACACAATAAAACATGGTAATTCTGCCAGCTTCATGCCAGCACAGTACAGCCAATTCTTAGCAAGAGGGCCTTTGAAGTCTTTATGTAGGTCCTGAGGATGCAGAGGTGAAGAATGATGGGGATCTAAAATTACTCTTCATTTAGAGAAGTGGAGGTGACACAATTGGCTTTCACTGTACCACAACTTGAAAATGTTGTTGTCGATCATTACACGTTAAAGCTAAGGGGAGGCGTCCCCTTTCTACCATCTTTGATGTAATCTAACTGGAAAACAGGTACCCTTAAAGCAGCAAGCCATCAGGAAGGTAAAttggtttgtgtgtgtttgtgtgcacaAGAGAAGCACATTCTTAGGGTGTCACAAGAGTCTTTGGTTTAGGATGGGGAGGTATGCATACGCAGGTGACTTATCAGATTGCGCTGCTGGGTGAATTTCCCCCCGCAGAGCTGACATTCATAGGGCTTTTCCCCTGAGTGGACACGCATGTGTTCGGTCAATCGATATTGCCTGGTAAAGCGCATCCCACACTCTTCACAAGCAAATGGTTTGAGGCCCAAGTGGCTCCTCATATGGCGGGTCATGGTTCCTCGTTGTGTGAACATCTTGCCACAGATGTTACAGGGGAAGGGACGGGTCAGCCAGTGCGTTTTCTCGTGCTGTCGAAGGGTGGCTGGGTCTTTGTAGCTTCTCTCACACACCGAGCACTTGAATGGCCGAGATTCATTAGGAAAGGTTGTGTTGGGAGTGGACAGGTCCTCTGCTTCCTCCTTACAGTAGGAATCCTCCTCTTTGATATATAGTTCCTCTTCAGTGTGCGTTTCCACGTGGGCATTTAGTTGCTCAGAACTAGGAAATCCCTTTCCACAGGGGATACAGACATACAGGTTGTCACCAAATGGCACAGTCTCAAATCCATCTTGCCTGTAAACATAGTTGGCACTAGGATGCTCACTCTCATTCTCACTATGTCCACTCTCCTCACTGTTTTCTTTGCCATTTTCCACCTCCTCCTTACACTGGAAACTCTGCTCAGAAACATAACCTCCAACAGAATTTCTTTCCTTTGACATAGGCCTAACTATAACTCCGTTGGGCATAGGCTCTCCTTGATCTGGAGACTTTTCCCCCTCTTTTCTATCCCACTCTTTTTTACGAGAGGAGTGGCGGAGATTTTTCTTTGGCCCGGATTCAGAGTGGTTCTCCTCCACTTCCATTGGTTCGCTGTCTCTTTTTTGGAGGGCGGATTCTTCGTATGAGGCACTGTTGGCTACAGATGCAGAGGCAGACTGGGGACTGCCTGCATGACCGTCTGCTTGTACATTCTCTTCTTGTGCAGGTAGGGACGGGCTTTTCTTAGAAAGGTCAAGACCTAGCTCATGATCACTCCCATTAGTGCTGTTATTGAGGCTGCTGTTGCTCCCTGTACCTCGACTTAAAGGGTGGCTATTTTCCTGCTTGGGGTTGCTAATATACACCTCTTCTTCTTGCCCTGCAGCTTTGGACAACTCATTTGAGTTGGAACCCTTGTTGCCATCCAAGGACCCAGAAAAACGCATATGAGCAAGTGGGGGATTGGAGAGCCTGTGACTTCTGCCAACGCGGCCTATGCTGGGCATTCCAAGCTTTCCGACAAACGGCTTCCCAGCACGCTTCAACTTTTTCCGGCAAAGAGTTGCCAAGTCATGGAGTTGGAGGTAGCTTGCTGCAGTAAGCAGAGCGTTGAAGTTCTGCTCTCCTGGCTGGTCGGATGTTAAAAGTTTACCGGTGTAGATAAAGTCCAAAATCTGTCGGAAAACTGCAGGATTAACCATATCTGTATCTAGATTGATTAAGTTGTCATGAAGAACGAGAGATTTAAAGTACATGCTGCTGGCGGCAAGGATGTTCTTGTGAGCTCGGAATAGGGCATTTTCCACCACAATGATGACATCACATAAGAAACCTTTGGCTCGTTGCTGATTCAGCTGAAGCAGCAGTTGTTTGGCATGGTTTGGCAGATCCATTTCCCCCTTTTCATTCAATGTGCTCTGCCTGTGGAAAATTAAATACAAGAATTTAGCAAAAATGCACTCAGACATTCCACATTTAATTTCAAATCATCTAATTTAATAAAAGGGAATTAGCAGCAATGATGAGCAAACAGTTTATAATATACTCCTAGATAATATATTTGGACTTTACTTTAGGACACCTCTCTATCATGTGCAATATCAGCAGGTCACCATGAATTACCAATTTCTGATTTAACAACATAACAAGGCAATcaccaggcttt
The Mixophyes fleayi isolate aMixFle1 chromosome 1, aMixFle1.hap1, whole genome shotgun sequence DNA segment above includes these coding regions:
- the HIC2 gene encoding hypermethylated in cancer 2 protein produces the protein MDLPNHAKQLLLQLNQQRAKGFLCDVIIVVENALFRAHKNILAASSMYFKSLVLHDNLINLDTDMVNPAVFRQILDFIYTGKLLTSDQPGEQNFNALLTAASYLQLHDLATLCRKKLKRAGKPFVGKLGMPSIGRVGRSHRLSNPPLAHMRFSGSLDGNKGSNSNELSKAAGQEEEVYISNPKQENSHPLSRGTGSNSSLNNSTNGSDHELGLDLSKKSPSLPAQEENVQADGHAGSPQSASASVANSASYEESALQKRDSEPMEVEENHSESGPKKNLRHSSRKKEWDRKEGEKSPDQGEPMPNGVIVRPMSKERNSVGGYVSEQSFQCKEEVENGKENSEESGHSENESEHPSANYVYRQDGFETVPFGDNLYVCIPCGKGFPSSEQLNAHVETHTEEELYIKEEDSYCKEEAEDLSTPNTTFPNESRPFKCSVCERSYKDPATLRQHEKTHWLTRPFPCNICGKMFTQRGTMTRHMRSHLGLKPFACEECGMRFTRQYRLTEHMRVHSGEKPYECQLCGGKFTQQRNLISHLRMHTSPS